The following coding sequences lie in one Erwinia amylovora genomic window:
- a CDS encoding RluA family pseudouridine synthase — MSDISDTFIAPPCHDEIEVLCQDEHLVLINKPAGLLSLSGKNPQNLDSVHHRLVQIFPGCTLVHRLDFGTSGLMVIARTKAINAALCQQFSQRTVTKVYCALLCGHLNDNEGVIDAAIAKDPALFPLMSICSIHGKPARSRYRVLQRCYHALQDGTLLPLTRVELTPETGRTHQLRIHCQQLGYPILGCDLYGGRLLPGTERTSRLMLHASELQFVHPVSEERIKASHACPF, encoded by the coding sequence ATGTCTGACATTTCCGATACGTTTATTGCCCCTCCGTGCCATGATGAGATAGAAGTTCTCTGTCAGGACGAACACCTGGTGCTTATTAATAAACCCGCCGGGCTGCTCAGTCTCTCGGGCAAAAATCCGCAAAATCTCGATTCGGTGCATCACCGGCTGGTACAAATTTTCCCCGGCTGCACCCTGGTTCACCGCCTGGATTTCGGCACCTCCGGGCTGATGGTGATAGCCCGCACTAAGGCTATTAATGCTGCCCTTTGCCAGCAGTTCAGCCAGCGCACGGTGACCAAGGTGTACTGCGCACTGCTCTGTGGGCACCTGAACGATAACGAAGGGGTGATTGATGCTGCGATTGCCAAAGACCCGGCGCTGTTTCCACTGATGTCAATTTGCTCAATCCACGGCAAGCCCGCCCGCTCCCGCTATCGGGTCTTGCAACGCTGTTATCACGCGTTGCAGGACGGGACGTTGCTGCCATTGACGCGGGTTGAGCTAACCCCGGAGACCGGGCGCACCCATCAGCTGCGCATTCACTGCCAGCAGCTGGGCTACCCCATTTTGGGCTGCGACCTGTATGGCGGTCGCCTGCTGCCAGGCACTGAACGGACATCGCGGCTGATGCTGCACGCCAGTGAGTTGCAATTTGTCCATCCCGTCAGCGAAGAGAGGATTAAAGCCAGTCATGCCTGCCCGTTCTGA
- a CDS encoding DUF2058 domain-containing protein, with the protein MTKLTLQEQMLKAGLVTSKKMAKVQRTAKKSRVQAREAREAVEENKKAQLERDQQLNEQQKQAALSKEYKAQVKQLIEMNRVVLAKGNIDFNFTDNNLIKKIAVDKTTQAQLVNGRLAIARLAAATGAECEYAIIPAIVADKIAQRDANSIVLNSTLSQDQQDEEDPYADFKVPDDLMW; encoded by the coding sequence ATGACAAAACTGACCTTACAAGAGCAGATGCTCAAAGCTGGATTAGTGACCAGCAAAAAAATGGCTAAAGTTCAGAGAACGGCTAAAAAATCACGCGTTCAGGCTCGTGAGGCCAGAGAAGCGGTGGAAGAGAATAAAAAAGCACAGCTTGAGCGCGATCAACAGCTTAACGAACAGCAGAAACAGGCAGCGTTATCCAAAGAATATAAAGCTCAGGTGAAGCAGCTGATTGAAATGAACAGAGTCGTGCTTGCAAAAGGAAATATTGATTTCAATTTCACAGATAATAACCTGATTAAAAAAATAGCGGTTGATAAGACGACGCAAGCTCAGTTGGTGAATGGCCGCCTCGCCATTGCCCGCTTAGCGGCTGCTACTGGAGCAGAGTGCGAATACGCTATCATCCCAGCCATCGTCGCCGATAAAATTGCCCAGCGTGATGCAAACAGTATTGTATTAAACAGCACGCTTAGTCAGGACCAGCAGGATGAAGAAGATCCGTATGCGGACTTCAAAGTACCTGACGATTTGATGTGGTAA
- the guaA gene encoding glutamine-hydrolyzing GMP synthase, with protein MTTENIHKHRILILDFGSQYTQLVARRVRELGVYCELWAWDVTEEQIRGFNPNGIILSGGPESTTEHDSPRAPDYVFNAGVPVLGVCYGMQTMALQLGGKVEGSSEREFGYAQVEVKNQSALIRDIEDAISADGKPLLDVWMSHGDKVTAIPSDFVTVASTDTCPFAIMANEEKRFYGVQFHPEVTHTRQGLRLLERFVRDICQCEALWTPAKIIEDAVERLREQVGDDKVILGLSGGVDSSVTAMLLHRAIGDRLTCVFVDNGLLRLNEAEQVMEMFGDHFGLNIIHVPAENRFLDALAGTDEPEAKRKIIGRVFVEVFDEEATKLTEVKWLAQGTIYPDVIESAASATGKAHVIKSHHNVGGLPKEMKLGLVEPLKELFKDEVRKIGLELGLPHAMLFRHPFPGPGLGVRVLGEVKKEYCDLLRRADAIFIEELHKADLYNKVSQAFTVFLPVRSVGVMGDGRKYDWVVSLRAVETIDFMTAHWAHLPYEFLGRVSNRIINEIDGISRVVYDISGKPPATIEWE; from the coding sequence ATGACGACGGAAAATATTCATAAACATCGCATCCTGATCCTTGATTTCGGTTCACAGTATACCCAGCTGGTCGCGCGTCGTGTGCGTGAGCTGGGCGTCTACTGCGAGCTGTGGGCGTGGGACGTGACCGAAGAGCAGATCCGCGGGTTCAACCCGAACGGTATCATCCTCTCCGGCGGCCCGGAAAGCACCACCGAGCACGACAGTCCGCGCGCGCCGGATTACGTATTTAACGCCGGCGTGCCGGTGCTGGGCGTGTGCTACGGCATGCAAACCATGGCGCTGCAGCTGGGCGGTAAGGTGGAAGGCTCCAGCGAACGCGAGTTCGGCTATGCGCAGGTAGAAGTGAAAAACCAGAGTGCGCTGATCCGCGATATCGAAGATGCCATCAGCGCAGACGGTAAGCCGCTGCTGGACGTGTGGATGAGCCACGGCGATAAGGTCACCGCCATCCCCTCTGATTTTGTCACCGTTGCCAGCACCGATACCTGCCCGTTCGCCATTATGGCCAACGAGGAGAAGCGTTTTTACGGCGTGCAGTTCCATCCTGAAGTAACACATACACGCCAGGGGCTGCGCCTGCTGGAGCGCTTCGTACGTGATATCTGCCAGTGTGAAGCGCTGTGGACCCCGGCAAAGATCATTGAGGATGCCGTTGAGCGTCTGCGCGAGCAGGTGGGTGACGACAAAGTGATCCTCGGCCTGTCCGGCGGCGTTGACTCATCGGTCACCGCGATGCTGCTGCACCGCGCCATCGGCGATCGTCTGACCTGTGTTTTCGTTGATAACGGCCTGCTGCGCCTGAACGAAGCGGAGCAGGTGATGGAGATGTTTGGTGACCACTTCGGCCTGAATATCATCCATGTGCCGGCGGAAAACCGTTTCCTTGACGCGCTGGCCGGTACCGACGAGCCGGAAGCCAAACGTAAGATCATTGGCCGCGTATTCGTAGAGGTATTCGATGAAGAGGCGACTAAGCTCACCGAGGTGAAGTGGCTGGCACAGGGCACTATTTACCCTGACGTGATTGAATCTGCCGCTTCGGCGACCGGTAAGGCGCATGTGATCAAATCACACCACAATGTTGGCGGCCTGCCGAAAGAGATGAAGCTGGGGCTGGTTGAGCCGCTGAAAGAGCTGTTCAAAGACGAAGTGCGCAAAATCGGTCTTGAGCTGGGCCTGCCGCACGCCATGCTGTTCCGTCACCCGTTCCCGGGACCGGGCCTGGGCGTGCGCGTGCTGGGCGAAGTGAAAAAAGAGTACTGCGACCTGCTGCGCCGTGCCGATGCCATCTTTATCGAAGAGCTGCACAAAGCCGATCTGTACAACAAGGTCAGCCAGGCATTCACCGTGTTTCTGCCGGTACGTTCCGTTGGCGTAATGGGCGATGGCCGCAAGTACGACTGGGTTGTATCGCTGCGTGCGGTAGAAACCATCGACTTTATGACCGCGCACTGGGCGCATCTGCCGTATGAGTTCCTCGGCCGCGTGTCTAACCGCATTATCAACGAAATCGACGGCATTTCCCGTGTGGTTTATGATATCTCCGGTAAACCCCCGGCGACCATTGAGTGGGAATGA
- the guaB gene encoding IMP dehydrogenase: MLRITKEALTFDDVLLVPAHSTVLPNTADLSTQLTKNIRLNIPMLSAAMDTVTEAGLAIALAQEGGLGFIHKNMSIERQAEEVRRVKKHESGVVTDPQTVLPTTALSEVKALTERNGFAGYPVVNGENELVGIITGRDVRFVTDLSLPVSAVMTPKERLVTVKEGEAREVVLHKMHEKRVEKALVVDDSFHLLGMITVKDFQKAERKPLACKDEHGRLRVGAAVGAGAGNEERVDALVAAGVDVLLIDSSHGHSEGVLQRIRETRAKYPDLQIVGGNVATGAGALALAEAGVSAVKVGIGPGSICTTRIVTGVGVPQITAVSDAVAALEGTGIPVIADGGIRFSGDIAKAIAAGAAAVMVGSMLAGTDESPGEIELYQGRSYKSYRGMGSLGAMSKGSSDRYFQTDNAADKLVPEGIEGRVAYKGRLKEIVHQQMGGLRSCMGLTGCATIDELRTKAQFVRISGAGISESHVHDVTITKESPNYRMGS, from the coding sequence ATGCTAAGAATCACTAAAGAAGCCCTGACATTCGACGACGTTCTGCTCGTTCCTGCTCACTCCACGGTGCTGCCAAACACCGCCGACCTCAGTACCCAGCTCACTAAAAACATCCGTCTGAACATTCCTATGCTGTCTGCTGCTATGGACACCGTGACCGAAGCCGGTCTGGCCATTGCGCTGGCACAGGAAGGGGGCCTGGGCTTTATCCACAAAAACATGTCTATTGAGCGCCAGGCGGAAGAAGTTCGCCGGGTGAAGAAGCATGAAAGCGGCGTGGTTACCGACCCGCAGACCGTGTTGCCCACTACCGCGCTTAGCGAAGTGAAAGCATTGACCGAACGTAACGGCTTTGCCGGTTACCCGGTGGTCAACGGCGAAAACGAGTTGGTCGGTATTATTACCGGACGTGATGTCCGCTTTGTCACCGATCTGAGCCTGCCGGTTTCTGCGGTAATGACGCCAAAAGAGCGTCTGGTCACGGTGAAAGAGGGGGAAGCGCGCGAAGTGGTGCTGCACAAAATGCACGAAAAACGCGTGGAAAAAGCGCTGGTGGTGGATGACAGTTTCCATCTGCTGGGCATGATCACCGTGAAAGACTTCCAGAAAGCGGAACGTAAACCCCTTGCCTGTAAAGACGAGCATGGCCGTCTGCGCGTGGGTGCTGCCGTCGGTGCAGGTGCCGGTAACGAAGAGCGCGTCGATGCGCTGGTGGCTGCCGGTGTTGACGTACTGCTGATCGATTCCTCCCACGGTCATTCTGAAGGCGTTTTGCAACGCATCCGCGAAACACGTGCTAAATACCCCGATCTGCAAATTGTCGGCGGCAACGTGGCGACCGGCGCTGGCGCGCTGGCGCTGGCCGAAGCCGGCGTCAGCGCGGTGAAAGTCGGTATTGGTCCTGGCTCAATCTGTACTACCCGCATCGTGACCGGCGTGGGCGTACCGCAGATCACCGCAGTTTCTGACGCCGTTGCCGCGCTGGAAGGCACCGGCATTCCGGTTATCGCTGACGGCGGCATCCGCTTCTCCGGCGATATCGCAAAAGCTATCGCCGCCGGTGCTGCTGCGGTGATGGTTGGCTCCATGCTGGCAGGTACTGACGAGTCGCCGGGCGAAATCGAACTGTACCAGGGGCGTTCATACAAGTCTTACCGTGGCATGGGCTCGCTGGGCGCGATGTCGAAAGGTTCTTCCGACCGTTACTTCCAGACCGATAATGCGGCGGACAAACTGGTGCCGGAAGGCATCGAAGGTCGCGTGGCATACAAAGGTCGCCTGAAAGAGATCGTGCATCAGCAAATGGGCGGGCTGCGCTCCTGTATGGGCCTGACCGGCTGTGCTACTATCGACGAGCTGCGCACCAAAGCGCAATTCGTGCGCATCAGCGGTGCCGGTATTTCGGAAAGTCACGTTCACGATGTGACCATTACTAAAGAGTCGCCGAACTACCGTATGGGTTCCTGA
- the xseA gene encoding exodeoxyribonuclease VII large subunit produces the protein MSQAPGSNIFTVSRLNSTVRKLLELEMGQVWLSAEISNFSQPSSGHWYFTLKDDSAQVRCAMFRNGNRRVTFRPQNGQQVLVRATITLYEPRGDYQLIAESMLPAGDGLLQQQFEQLKQRLMAEGLFEQRHKQPLPDPARQVGVITSASGAALHDVLRVLQRRDPSLPVVIYPTPVQGAEAPPGIVRAIELANARNECDVLIVGRGGGSLEDLCSFNDERVARAIFASRIPIVSAVGHETDVTIADFAADLRAPTPSAAAELVSRNQTERLRQLQSQQQRMEMAMDYYLARQQRTFTRLQHRLQQQHPQLRLARQQTALMQLQRRLGDALQQHLRQATRRQQHLGQRLNAFRPELRIERASQQLQQWQYRLRQAMQQQLGANKQRFGQLAARLEGVSPLATLARGFSVTSTANGQLVKKTRQLHQGDTLKTRLDDGWVESEVTVITPLKKTRGRSVK, from the coding sequence ATGTCGCAAGCGCCAGGCAGCAATATTTTTACCGTCAGTCGTCTCAACAGCACAGTGCGTAAGCTGCTGGAGCTGGAAATGGGCCAGGTATGGTTGAGCGCGGAGATCTCTAATTTCTCCCAGCCCTCTTCCGGCCACTGGTACTTCACGCTGAAAGACGATTCGGCCCAGGTACGCTGCGCGATGTTTCGCAACGGCAACCGCCGCGTCACCTTCCGACCGCAAAACGGCCAGCAGGTGCTGGTGCGTGCCACCATCACCCTGTACGAGCCGCGCGGCGACTACCAGCTGATCGCCGAAAGCATGCTGCCTGCCGGAGACGGCCTGCTGCAACAGCAGTTTGAGCAGCTAAAGCAGCGCCTGATGGCGGAAGGATTATTTGAGCAGCGCCATAAACAGCCGCTGCCGGACCCGGCGCGCCAGGTCGGGGTGATCACCTCTGCCAGCGGTGCTGCGTTACACGACGTGTTACGCGTGTTGCAGCGCCGTGACCCTTCCCTGCCGGTGGTGATCTACCCAACCCCGGTGCAGGGCGCAGAAGCGCCTCCGGGTATCGTGCGCGCTATTGAGCTGGCCAACGCCCGCAACGAGTGCGATGTGCTGATCGTCGGTCGCGGTGGCGGCTCGCTGGAAGATCTGTGCAGCTTTAACGACGAACGCGTGGCGCGGGCGATTTTTGCCAGCCGCATCCCGATTGTCAGCGCGGTGGGGCATGAAACCGACGTTACCATTGCCGATTTCGCCGCCGACCTGCGGGCGCCTACCCCTTCTGCCGCCGCAGAGCTGGTCAGCCGCAACCAGACAGAGCGACTGCGTCAGCTACAGTCGCAGCAGCAGCGCATGGAAATGGCGATGGACTATTATCTCGCCCGACAGCAGCGTACCTTCACCCGTTTGCAACATCGCTTACAGCAGCAGCATCCGCAGCTGAGGCTGGCGCGCCAGCAAACCGCGCTGATGCAACTGCAGCGCCGTCTGGGCGATGCGCTGCAACAACATCTGCGCCAGGCAACCCGGCGGCAGCAACACCTCGGCCAGCGCCTTAACGCTTTTCGACCGGAACTGCGCATTGAGCGCGCAAGCCAACAGTTACAACAGTGGCAATATCGGCTACGGCAGGCAATGCAGCAGCAGCTTGGCGCAAACAAGCAGCGCTTTGGCCAGCTTGCCGCCAGGCTGGAAGGCGTCAGCCCGCTGGCTACGCTGGCGCGCGGCTTTAGCGTCACCAGCACCGCCAACGGCCAGCTTGTCAAAAAAACCAGACAGCTGCATCAGGGCGATACGCTGAAAACCCGTCTCGACGATGGCTGGGTAGAAAGCGAAGTCACTGTCATCACCCCACTGAAAAAAACTCGCGGGCGCAGCGTCAAATAG
- a CDS encoding M4 family metallopeptidase, whose product MPYGVIPPYILSKIINNGSSHQQRCARQTLTHVQTLMNESWQAPHSAITATPGNVQREIYDAQQTQNLPGQRVRSGDLPASNDAAVDEAWDYLGITYDFFWHAYQRNSLDNEGLTLLGTVHYGRDYQNAFWNGQQMVFGDGDGEIFNRFTIALDVVGHELAHGVTETEAGLIYFEQAGALNESLSDVFGVLVKQYHLQQSAEQANWLIGEGLLAEGINGRGLRSMSEPGSAYDDPLLGKDPQPAHMRDYLRTREDNGGVHLNSGIANRAFYLTAVALGGYAWEMAGYAWYDTVCDKELPQNADFKTFAEFTVHHGEKRFNKATGAAIKDAWKQVGVLT is encoded by the coding sequence ATGCCCTACGGCGTCATCCCCCCCTATATCCTGAGCAAAATTATCAACAACGGATCATCCCACCAGCAACGCTGCGCGCGCCAAACGCTGACCCATGTCCAGACGCTGATGAATGAGAGCTGGCAAGCACCGCACAGCGCCATCACGGCTACGCCGGGCAACGTTCAGCGTGAAATCTACGATGCGCAGCAGACGCAAAATCTGCCAGGCCAGCGGGTGCGCAGTGGCGATCTGCCAGCCAGTAACGATGCCGCAGTCGACGAAGCCTGGGATTATCTTGGCATCACCTATGACTTTTTCTGGCACGCGTACCAGCGCAACTCCCTGGATAATGAAGGACTGACGCTGCTGGGTACGGTTCATTACGGCCGGGATTATCAAAATGCCTTCTGGAACGGCCAGCAGATGGTATTTGGCGACGGCGACGGCGAGATTTTTAACCGCTTTACCATCGCGCTGGATGTGGTCGGCCATGAACTGGCGCACGGCGTCACGGAAACCGAAGCCGGGCTTATCTACTTTGAGCAGGCCGGTGCGCTAAACGAGTCCCTTTCCGACGTCTTTGGCGTGCTGGTGAAGCAGTATCATCTGCAACAGAGCGCGGAGCAGGCCAACTGGCTGATTGGCGAAGGGCTGCTGGCTGAAGGAATTAACGGGCGCGGACTGCGTTCGATGTCCGAACCCGGCAGCGCCTACGACGATCCGCTGCTGGGTAAAGATCCCCAGCCTGCCCACATGCGTGATTACCTCCGCACGCGAGAAGATAACGGCGGCGTGCATCTCAACTCCGGCATTGCCAACCGCGCCTTTTATCTGACTGCCGTTGCGCTGGGCGGCTATGCCTGGGAGATGGCGGGCTACGCCTGGTACGATACCGTTTGTGACAAGGAACTGCCGCAAAATGCCGATTTTAAAACCTTTGCGGAGTTCACGGTGCACCACGGTGAAAAACGCTTTAATAAAGCCACCGGCGCGGCCATCAAGGACGCCTGGAAACAGGTCGGCGTTTTAACATGA
- a CDS encoding protealysin inhibitor emfourin, which yields MNLPELSDDAIIDVAREGGFTFIPKLAQPRRFMLAQLSAVQKARVCEIVRNALRLGEPEDQQATLGRGDQRYFRIQISYATRQSAGAIVLLIPEQLAPTELESLWRDG from the coding sequence ATGAATCTGCCCGAACTGAGCGATGATGCAATTATCGATGTGGCACGCGAAGGAGGGTTTACGTTTATCCCGAAGCTGGCACAACCGCGCCGCTTTATGCTGGCCCAGCTTAGCGCCGTGCAAAAAGCGCGGGTCTGTGAGATTGTGCGTAATGCGTTACGGCTGGGCGAACCGGAAGACCAGCAGGCCACGCTGGGGCGCGGCGACCAGCGTTATTTTCGCATTCAGATAAGCTATGCCACTCGTCAGTCCGCTGGCGCTATCGTGCTATTGATCCCTGAACAGCTGGCCCCGACTGAGCTGGAATCGCTTTGGCGTGACGGCTGA
- a CDS encoding membrane-bound PQQ-dependent dehydrogenase, glucose/quinate/shikimate family, whose protein sequence is MPQIRAGSSKWLGLWCLVLGILLLATGLYFVIGGGKLLSLGGSGYFVIAGIFTVLSAIQFFRRRSSAVVIFALVFIGSAIWAVQDAGVDFWPLVSRLMFLAGMLLLALLTYPSLRQREARTSRAKAAYGLSGVTLVGLLATAYGMFQPHPTVESDGQELPLVAVEKSAGQENWDHYGNTAGGSRFVALDQITRDNVKDLKPAWTYHTGDIPESPTGNGAEDQQTPLQVGDRVFLCTPHNNVIALDADSGRQIWKTEINAHSQVWNRCRGLAYFDAGKPLQQPSVPDSTPVTPVTLAAGDSCQRRILMNTIDARLLAINADNGELCQHFGNKGFVDLKAGLGKASDPQYQLTSAPTLAGTTVVVGGRVADNVQTDMPGGMLRGFDVVTGAMRWAFDPGNHSPNARLQSGKNYVRSTPNSWAPMSYDAAMNTVFLPMGSSSVDLWGANRNALDHKYGASVLALDATSGKEKWVYQTVHNDLWDFDIPMQPGLIDFPQKGGGSKPAVVFGTKAGQIFVLDRLTGQPLTEVKEVPVKRGNIPNEQYTPTQPKSVGMPQIGAQTLKESDMWGATPFDQLACRIGFKSMRYDGLYTVPGTDVSLSFPGSLGGMNWGSLSTDPHNHYIFANDMRLGLWVQMLPAKADAKAGNGGESVNTGMGAVPLTGTPYAVNKNRFMSPIGIPCQKPPFGTLSAIDLKTQKVVWQVPVGTVQDTGPFGMKMHAQIPIGMPTLGGTLATQGGLVFIAGTQDYYLRAFNTSTGKEVWKARLPVGSQGGPMSYKSPKTGKQYILISAGGARQSPDRGDYVMAYALDK, encoded by the coding sequence ATGCCTCAAATACGCGCCGGGTCCTCTAAATGGCTGGGCTTATGGTGTCTCGTGCTGGGTATTCTGTTACTGGCAACCGGCCTTTACTTTGTCATCGGAGGCGGTAAGCTGCTATCACTCGGCGGCAGCGGGTATTTCGTTATTGCCGGGATCTTCACGGTTCTTTCCGCCATCCAGTTCTTCCGCCGCCGCTCTTCTGCGGTAGTGATTTTTGCCCTGGTGTTTATCGGCTCGGCTATCTGGGCCGTGCAGGATGCCGGCGTGGATTTCTGGCCGCTGGTATCCCGCCTGATGTTCCTTGCCGGCATGCTGCTGCTGGCGCTGCTAACTTACCCGTCGCTGCGGCAGCGTGAAGCGCGCACCAGCCGTGCCAAAGCCGCGTATGGCCTGAGCGGCGTAACGTTGGTCGGCCTGCTGGCTACCGCTTACGGCATGTTCCAGCCGCACCCGACCGTTGAATCGGACGGACAGGAACTGCCGCTGGTCGCGGTTGAGAAATCCGCCGGTCAGGAAAACTGGGACCACTACGGTAATACCGCAGGCGGAAGCCGCTTTGTCGCGCTGGATCAGATCACCCGTGATAATGTAAAAGATCTGAAGCCGGCATGGACATATCACACCGGTGATATTCCTGAAAGCCCGACCGGTAACGGCGCGGAAGATCAGCAGACTCCGTTACAGGTCGGCGACCGCGTGTTCCTTTGTACCCCGCACAACAATGTGATTGCGCTGGACGCTGACAGCGGCAGGCAGATCTGGAAAACCGAAATCAACGCGCATTCTCAGGTATGGAACCGCTGCCGTGGCCTGGCCTATTTTGATGCCGGTAAACCGCTGCAACAGCCTTCCGTGCCGGACTCCACGCCGGTCACGCCGGTTACCCTCGCCGCAGGTGATAGCTGCCAACGCCGTATTCTGATGAACACCATCGATGCGCGTCTGCTGGCGATCAACGCTGATAATGGCGAGCTGTGCCAGCACTTCGGCAACAAGGGATTTGTTGACCTGAAAGCCGGTTTGGGCAAAGCCAGCGATCCTCAATATCAGCTGACTTCCGCTCCGACTTTGGCCGGAACCACTGTGGTTGTCGGTGGGCGCGTGGCGGATAACGTGCAGACTGATATGCCCGGTGGCATGCTGCGCGGTTTCGATGTCGTCACTGGAGCGATGCGCTGGGCGTTCGACCCGGGCAATCATAGCCCTAACGCCCGTCTGCAAAGCGGCAAGAACTATGTTCGCAGCACGCCAAACTCATGGGCGCCGATGTCTTACGATGCGGCCATGAACACCGTGTTCCTGCCGATGGGCAGCTCCTCGGTCGATCTGTGGGGGGCCAACCGTAACGCGCTTGATCATAAATACGGCGCTTCTGTTCTTGCGCTGGACGCCACCAGCGGCAAAGAGAAGTGGGTGTACCAAACCGTGCATAACGATCTGTGGGATTTTGATATCCCGATGCAGCCAGGCCTGATCGACTTCCCGCAAAAAGGGGGCGGCAGCAAACCCGCGGTGGTATTCGGCACCAAAGCCGGACAAATCTTCGTGCTGGATCGCCTGACCGGCCAGCCGCTGACCGAAGTGAAGGAAGTGCCGGTTAAGCGCGGCAATATCCCCAACGAGCAGTACACGCCAACCCAGCCGAAATCCGTTGGCATGCCGCAAATTGGCGCGCAGACGTTGAAAGAGTCTGACATGTGGGGCGCAACGCCGTTTGACCAGCTGGCCTGCCGCATCGGCTTTAAATCAATGCGTTACGATGGCCTGTATACCGTTCCGGGTACCGACGTCTCTTTGAGCTTCCCGGGATCGCTGGGTGGCATGAACTGGGGCAGCCTGTCGACCGATCCGCACAATCATTACATCTTTGCTAACGATATGCGTCTTGGCCTGTGGGTGCAGATGCTGCCGGCAAAAGCCGATGCAAAAGCCGGTAATGGTGGCGAGTCGGTAAATACCGGGATGGGGGCGGTGCCGTTAACAGGCACGCCTTATGCGGTTAACAAAAACCGCTTTATGTCGCCGATCGGCATCCCTTGCCAGAAACCGCCGTTCGGCACACTTTCGGCGATCGATCTGAAAACACAGAAAGTGGTGTGGCAGGTTCCGGTAGGAACGGTGCAGGATACCGGGCCGTTTGGCATGAAGATGCATGCACAGATACCCATCGGAATGCCAACGCTGGGCGGCACGCTGGCGACTCAGGGCGGCCTGGTGTTTATCGCCGGTACGCAGGATTATTATCTGCGTGCTTTCAATACCTCAACCGGTAAAGAAGTGTGGAAGGCCCGGCTGCCGGTCGGCAGTCAGGGTGGGCCGATGAGCTACAAATCGCCGAAAACCGGTAAGCAGTACATCCTGATCTCTGCGGGCGGGGCGCGTCAGTCGCCGGATCGGGGTGACTATGTGATGGCATACGCGCTCGACAAATAG
- a CDS encoding aminoglycoside 6-adenylyltransferase, translating to MTETELKRSHLLEKIHQWATITDNVRALVQTGSLVRADGLADEFSDIDIEIIAREPQLLAVTDGWIGAIGEIITVLHLEAEGDQQWPTRLVIFEGGIKVDFTLAGLARLAHMASENLLDPLYRRGYRVSLDKDSLAQRLPAPTLAFSTATLPGEASFCQRVEEFWFEAFHVPGYLARNELFLVKQRDWTMKELLLEMIEWHANAHSKGLADVWHSGKGIRLWAGEEIWQRLQTTFGHFDAEDARRAYDATTELYAQLAREVASTAGWNYPDRVEKLLR from the coding sequence GTGACAGAGACTGAATTGAAACGTTCACACCTGTTGGAAAAGATACATCAATGGGCCACCATCACGGATAACGTGCGCGCGCTGGTGCAAACCGGATCCCTGGTAAGGGCTGACGGTCTCGCGGATGAGTTCTCCGATATCGATATTGAAATAATAGCGCGTGAACCGCAGCTGCTGGCCGTCACCGATGGCTGGATCGGTGCAATCGGGGAAATTATCACCGTTTTACATCTCGAAGCTGAAGGTGACCAGCAGTGGCCAACCCGGCTGGTGATTTTCGAGGGGGGGATAAAAGTCGATTTTACCCTCGCAGGTTTAGCACGTCTGGCCCACATGGCATCTGAAAATCTGCTGGATCCCCTTTATCGAAGGGGCTATCGGGTTAGTCTGGATAAGGATAGCCTGGCTCAACGATTACCAGCGCCAACGTTGGCTTTTTCCACTGCTACCCTGCCCGGAGAAGCATCTTTCTGTCAGCGGGTGGAAGAGTTCTGGTTTGAGGCATTCCATGTGCCCGGATACCTCGCCCGTAATGAGCTTTTCCTTGTTAAACAGCGCGACTGGACGATGAAGGAACTCCTGCTGGAGATGATTGAGTGGCACGCCAATGCTCACAGCAAGGGTTTGGCCGATGTCTGGCACTCTGGGAAAGGCATACGCTTATGGGCCGGGGAGGAAATATGGCAGAGGCTTCAGACAACGTTTGGCCACTTCGATGCAGAGGATGCGCGGCGGGCTTATGACGCAACAACCGAACTTTACGCGCAACTCGCCAGAGAGGTCGCCAGCACTGCGGGCTGGAACTACCCGGATCGCGTCGAGAAGCTGCTGCGCTGA